The following proteins are encoded in a genomic region of Zea mays cultivar B73 chromosome 9, Zm-B73-REFERENCE-NAM-5.0, whole genome shotgun sequence:
- the LOC100383020 gene encoding Transcription factor-like protein DPB — translation MVSGAAHNPGGGAAAQTTQRSPPQLGARTALATPPPVSGGAAHSASTSGGTAGSPPSSRSEQHAPDGAVKGPALGTAPAAAAASTPASDSTFLRLNNLDINGDDAPSSQAPTSKKKRRGTRAVGPDKGNRGLRQFSMKVCEKVESKGRTTYNEVADELVAEFTDPNNNIEAPDPDNPNAQQYDEKNIRRRVYDALNVLMAMDIISKDKKEIQWKGLPRTSISDIEELKTELVGLKGRIEKKSVYLQELQDQYVGLQNLIQRNEQLYGSGNTPSGGVALPFILVQTRPHATVEVEISEDMQLVHFDFNSTPFELHDDSYVLKEMRFCGREQHDGTQESISNGGESSNVSNIYWQQAQRMEMPNNGTVRLSSSPPIPGILKGRVKHEQH, via the exons ATGGTCTCCGGCGCGGCGCACAACCCGGGCGGGGGCGCCGCCGCCCAGACCACCCAGCGCTCGCCGCCGCAGCTGGGGGCCCGGACGGCCCTCGCCACGCCGCCGCCGGTCTCCGGCGGCGCTGCGCACTCCGCGTCTACTAGCGGCGGCACCGCTGGTTCACCACCGTCCAGCCGCAGCGAGCAGCACGCCCCCGACGGTGCTGTCAAGGGTCCCGCCCTCGGCACTGCGCCCGCAGCGGCGGCGGCGTCCACGCCTGCCAGCGACAGCACGTTCCTCCGCTTGAATAATCTCGACATCAACGGCGACGACGCGCCGTCGTCGCAGGCTCCCACGAG CAAGAAGAAAAGGAGAGGCACACGGGCAGTGGGTCCTGATAAAGGAAACCGGGGACTGCGCCAGTTTAGTATGAAAG TTTGTGAGAAAGTTGAAAGTAAAGGGAGAACAACATATAATGAG GTGGCAGATGAACTTGTTGCTGAGTTTACAGACCCCAATAATAATATTGAGGCACCAGACCCTGATAACCCTAATGCG CAACAATATGATGAAAAAAATATTCGACGAAGAGTTTATGATGCTTTAAATGTTCTGATGGCTATGGACATTATATCTAAAGATAAAAAGGAGATCCAGTGGAAGGGCTTGCCGCGGACTAGTATAAGTGATATTGAAGAATTGAAG ACTGAGCTTGTGGGACTGAAAGGTAGAATTGAGAAGAAAAGTGTTTACTTACAGGAGCTACAAGATCAA TATGTAGGTTTGCAAAACCTGATTCAACGAAATGAGCAATTATATGGTTCAGGAAACACACCTTCTGGTGGAGTGGCTTTGCCATTCATCCTAGTCCAG ACCCGACCTCATGCAACCGTGGAAGTTGAGATATCAGAAGATATGCAGCTGGTTCATTTTGACTTCAATAG CACTCCATTTGAGCTGCATGATGACTCATATGTCCTAAAGGAAATGCGGTTCTGTGGAAGAGAACAACATGATGGAACTCAAGAGTCGATATCAAATGGAGGTGAGAGTTCAAACGTGTCAAATATTTATTGGCAACAAGCACAGCGTATGGAGATGCCAAACAATGGCACAGTTAGGTTATCAAGCTCACCGCCTATTCCAGGGATATTAAAAGGGCGTGTGAAGCACGAGCAGCACTAG
- the LOC103639570 gene encoding peroxidase 44-like precursor, with protein sequence MDACLRLGFFLLLVAAAFAPLVSAQLSADFYKTSCPDAEKIILGVVEKRFKADPGTAAGLLRLVFHDCFANGCDASILIDPMSNQASEKEAGPNISVKGYDVIEEIKTELEKECPNVVSCADIISVSARDSVKLSGGPEYAVLLGRRDSLVSNREDADNLPGPDIAVPKLIDEFDKQGFNTEEMIAMLGGGHSIGVCRCFFIETDAAPIDEAFKKKISDACDGKDSGSVPMDSTSPNDMDGSYFGLVLEKKMPLTIDRLLGMDKTTEPIVKAMSDKTTDFVPIFAKAMEKLSALKVLTGKDGEIRKTCSEFNNPQNTSGSTSVIRISSIDADQMAGLSQPGSTSRKVGGRADVSTPTAVETPAMAATEAAAKVPGGVVVSAGDQDRSGSGPKLRGSGGPVVNPVPAAPGGAEEAAKQQEVTDLEEKKKRNMAKLRGAGQAKQ encoded by the exons ATGGACGCCTGTCTCCGCCTCGgcttcttcctcctcctcgtGGCCGCGGCGTTCGCGCCGCTGGTCTCCGCGCAGCTCTCGGCAGATTTCTACAAGACGTCGTGCCCCGACGCCGAGAAGATCATCTTGGGCGTCGTCGAGAAGCGGTTCAAGGCGGACCCCGGCACGGCCGCCGGCCTCCTCCGCCTCGTCTTCCACGACTGCTTCGCAAAC GGCTGCGACGCGTCCATCTTGATCGACCCCATGTCGAACCAGGCCTCCGAGAAGGAGGCGGGCCCCAACATCTCCGTCAAGGGCTACGACGTGATCGAGGAGATCAAGACGGAGCTGGAGAAGGAGTGCCCCAACGTGGTGTCGTGCGCGGACATCATCTCGGTGAGCGCCCGCGACTCGGTGAAGCTGTCGGGAGGGCCCGAATACGCGGTGCTCCTGGGGCGGCGCGACTCGCTCGTGTCCAACCGCGAGGACGCCGACAACCTGCCGGGCCCGGACATCGCGGTGCCCAAGCTCATCGACGAGTTCGACAAGCAGGGCTTCAACACGGAGGAGATGATCGCGATGCTGGGCGGCGGCCACAGCATCGGCGTCTGCAGGTGCTTCTTCATCGAGACCGACGCCGCGCCCATCGACGAGGCGTTCAAGAAGAAGATCAGCGACGCCTGCGACGGCAAGGACTCGGGCTCCGTCCCCAtggactccacctcgcccaacgacATGGACGGGAGCTACTTCGGCCTGGTGCTGGAGAAGAAGATGCCCCTCACCATCGACCGCCTGCTGGGGATGGACAAGACGACGGAGCCCATAGTGAAGGCCATGTCGGACAAGACTACCGACTTCGTCCCCATCTTCGCCAAGGCCATGGAGAAGCTCAGCGCCCTCAAGGTTCTCACGGGGAAGGACGGCGAGATCAGGAAGACGTGCTCCGAGTTCAACAACCCGCAGAACACCAGCGGCAGCACGTCGGTGATACGGATCAGCTCCATCGACGCCGACCAGATGGCCGGCCTGTCGCAGCCAGGGTCGACGTCCAGGAAGGTGGGCGGCCGCGCGGATGTCAGCACTCCCACCGCGGTGGAAACGCCCGCCATGGCGGCCACTGAGGCGGCCGCCAAGGTTCCTGGCGGGGTGGTCGTCAGCGCCGGAGACCAGGATAGGTCCGGCTCCGGCCCGAAGCTCCGCGGCAGCGGGGGACCTGTAGTGAACCCGGTCCCGGCGGCGCCCGGCGGCGCCGAGGAAGCTGCCAAGCAGCAGGAGGTGACGGAcctggaggagaagaagaagaggaacaTGGCCAAGCTCCGCGGCGCCGGTCAGGCCAAGCAGTAG